The Hyphomicrobiales bacterium nucleotide sequence TGGCTTCACGAAAATTACGATAAACCGACGCAAAACGCACATAAGCAACATCATCAAGTTCTTTCAAGCGCTCCATGATGAGAAGCCCCACCTGATCGGACGCAACATCGGCCTCTCCTGCGCTTTCAAGCTGACGGACAATGCCACTCACCAGACGGTCTACTCGATCAGGATCAACGTTTCTTTTGCGTAATGCAACTTGAACAGAGCGAGCCAATTTATCACGATCAAAAGGAACCCGTCTGCCAGATCGTTTGACGACATTAAGTTCGCGAAGCTGAACCCGCTCAAAGGTAGTAAAACGGCCACCGCAATCGGCACAAATGCGCCGACGTCTTATGGCAGTGTTATCCTCGCTTGGGCGAGAATCTTTCACTTGCGTGTTATCGCTTGAACAAAAGGGGCAACGCATTAGTCAGACAGACCTTTCTTAGATCTCGCCATATATTGGAAAACGAGACGTCAATTCAAGAACTTTCTCTTTAACAGAAGCTTCCACACCTGCATTACCCTCTTCACCATTATCTTTCAAACCATCAAGAACCTCGGTTATGAAATTGCCGATAAGCTCGAATTCGTCAACGCCAAAGCCGCGCGTAGTACCAGCAGGAGTTCCAAGGCGAATGCCGGATGTAATAGTTGGTTTTTCAGGATCAAACGGAATGCCATTTTTATTACAAGTAATAAATGCACGACCAAGTGCCTTTTCCGCACTATCACCTGTCAAACCTTTAGGCCGCAGATCAACTAGCATCAAATGCGTATCCGTTCCGCCAGATACAATATCAAACCCATTTTTTTGTAGGTTTTCCGCAAGAGCTTTAGCATTATCAACTACTTGGCGAATATAAGTCTTATATGACGGTTGTAATGCTTCACCAAAAGCCACAGCTTTACCGGCAATCACATGCATCAAAGGCCCACCTTGAAGACCTGGGAAAACGGCTGAATTGATTTTCTTTGCAATCGCTTCATCATTAGTAACAATCATACCCCCGCGTGGGCCACGCAGTGTTTTATGCGTTGTTGTTGTTGCAACATGAGCATGCGGAAACGGACTTGGATGCGCACCACCAGCCACCAGACCGGCAAAATGCGCCATATCCACATGAAAATAAGCGCCTACTTCATCAGCAATCGCACGAAATTTGGCAAAGTCTATAATCGGGCTATAGGCTGAACCACCCGCAATAATCATTGCAGGCTTGTGTTCAACTGCGAGCGCACGAACTTGGTCGTAGTCAATATGCGAATCTTCTTTACGAACGCCATATTGAACCGCATTAAACCATTTTCCTGAAAGATTGGGTTTTGCCCCATGAGTGAGGTGACCACCAGCATCAAGGCTCATCCCTAAAATGGTGTCTCCCGGCTTTAGCAGCGCAAGAAATACTGCCTGATTTGCCTGACTACCAGAATTTGGCTGAACATTAGCAAAGCCGCAATTGAACAATTCTTTCGCGCGGTTAATGGCAGCGTCTTCAACCAGGTCAACAAATTGGCAACCACCATAATACCGCCGTCCAGAATAACCTTCAGCATATTTATTAGTTAAAACAGATCCTTGCGCCTCAATTACGGCACGTGATGTAATATTTTCAGAAGCAATTAATTCAATTTCTTGCGATTGGCGAACATGTTCCTTAGCAATGGCGTCAGCAACGACAGAGTCCACCTCCACAAGATTTTTACCAAAAAAATCAGTATGAACAACAGATTGTTTAGTTTGATCGGTAGCAGCCATTTAGAACTCCAAAATAGGTATGATATTTAAACGTCAATATGTATTCAGCCACGCATTGTGATTATCTAATCCATAAGCAAAGAATACCTATGGCAATCAATATATTTTGAGAGATTGTATCATCCAAAACGTTTCATAAACCAGAAATGACGCTTTAGCATTCGGTAATTCATGAGTCCAATTGAGAATTAGCAATATTACAAATGTCCAAAACTAAAATGCTCAATATCAAATCAATACACCGCCACGCTTGTCTTCAGGTTCGGCTGACTTGTGTTTCTTATCAGTTTGCGCGCGTGACTTGGCCAAAACATGATTGAGCTTATCAACTGCAACGCGGTTCATTTCAGGTTTTGATGCTGTGGCAGGCGCAATAATACACACTTCGATACCAGTATCTGGATCAATCGCAGTGACCTTTACCTGCGGCCCAAGTTGTATGTATTCCAGATAAAATTCTTTTTCGCTCACAGCTATCCCTCATCACAGGGGTAGCAATATCGCAGATTCGTGCTTTGGTCGCAAAACCTATCTGAGAGCAAGCGGTCCAAGACCATCGCGGTCATAAACATCATCACGGAAATGAACCACACCACCTGGTGCACCCCAAGCTGTCACATATGTCATGTAAAGAGGTACAGACTTCGAAATATCGGCGTTGATACGCTCACCAGATGCAATTGTCTGGTCGATAGTATTACGTCCCCATCCATTTGTATCTTGTAGCAGCCACCGAACAAATTCACGCACATTTTGAACGCGCACACATCCTGATGAATGAAAGCGGACTTCTTTTCCGAAAAGAGTTTGATCAGGTGTATCATGAAGATAGACCTGATGATCATTTTTGAAGTTAATGCGCATTTGGCCAAGTGAATTCTTCTCACCCGGGTCCTGACGGAAACGGTAATTGACAGCCTCCTCGCTGAACCAGTTAACTTGTGAAGGCTGAAGTTCCTGTCCATTCTGCGCATAAATGCGAATTGAATTATCTGTGAGGTAATTCGGTTCTTTTTGCATAATAGGAATCAAGTCTTTGCGGATGATACTCACAGGCACAGTCCAGAAAGGATTGAAGTTTACTTCATGAATTTTACTGTTGAGAATTGGTGTTTGTCTGTCAATTTTACCGACGACACCAGTATGACGTGAATGAACACGCCCACCTTCAACGGTTTCAAGTTCAGCAGCAGGAACATTCACAATCACATAACGATTGCCCAAATATCCTGATAGCGACCGCAATCTCACTAGATTTGTCTGTAGTTGGCGGTAACGCACATCAGCAGGAACGTTCAAGGCCGACAAGGTCAAGGTACCAATAACACCGTCCACGGCCATACCGTGACGGGCTTGGAAGTTTTTAACGCCAGCACCAACATATGAGTCAAAAACATCTGATTTAGTAAGGCTAGGATCAAGATCACCGGAAACAGCGAGACGTTTTCTCAAAGCAACAATATTACTATCGCGAGCACCGAGACTTAAACGCTTAGTTGCTGGCACTTGATTCCAACCACCGTTATTAACAATCTGACTATAGTGATTTAAAGCTGCCTCAACATCACGAACAGCTGTTGCTGACAAAGTCGGCTGAAAGTCACGCACTTGTTTCGAAG carries:
- a CDS encoding L,D-transpeptidase family protein, translated to MTSKFSRRAFLAGASATFAGAGTAFAETNDPILSLLQDGNLAEWSDGFDSLSPSKQVRDFQPTLSATAVRDVEAALNHYSQIVNNGGWNQVPATKRLSLGARDSNIVALRKRLAVSGDLDPSLTKSDVFDSYVGAGVKNFQARHGMAVDGVIGTLTLSALNVPADVRYRQLQTNLVRLRSLSGYLGNRYVIVNVPAAELETVEGGRVHSRHTGVVGKIDRQTPILNSKIHEVNFNPFWTVPVSIIRKDLIPIMQKEPNYLTDNSIRIYAQNGQELQPSQVNWFSEEAVNYRFRQDPGEKNSLGQMRINFKNDHQVYLHDTPDQTLFGKEVRFHSSGCVRVQNVREFVRWLLQDTNGWGRNTIDQTIASGERINADISKSVPLYMTYVTAWGAPGGVVHFRDDVYDRDGLGPLALR
- the nrdR gene encoding transcriptional regulator NrdR, with the translated sequence MRCPFCSSDNTQVKDSRPSEDNTAIRRRRICADCGGRFTTFERVQLRELNVVKRSGRRVPFDRDKLARSVQVALRKRNVDPDRVDRLVSGIVRQLESAGEADVASDQVGLLIMERLKELDDVAYVRFASVYRNFREAKDFVAVLGELDHQDDAKEDDSEK
- the glyA gene encoding serine hydroxymethyltransferase, with product MAATDQTKQSVVHTDFFGKNLVEVDSVVADAIAKEHVRQSQEIELIASENITSRAVIEAQGSVLTNKYAEGYSGRRYYGGCQFVDLVEDAAINRAKELFNCGFANVQPNSGSQANQAVFLALLKPGDTILGMSLDAGGHLTHGAKPNLSGKWFNAVQYGVRKEDSHIDYDQVRALAVEHKPAMIIAGGSAYSPIIDFAKFRAIADEVGAYFHVDMAHFAGLVAGGAHPSPFPHAHVATTTTHKTLRGPRGGMIVTNDEAIAKKINSAVFPGLQGGPLMHVIAGKAVAFGEALQPSYKTYIRQVVDNAKALAENLQKNGFDIVSGGTDTHLMLVDLRPKGLTGDSAEKALGRAFITCNKNGIPFDPEKPTITSGIRLGTPAGTTRGFGVDEFELIGNFITEVLDGLKDNGEEGNAGVEASVKEKVLELTSRFPIYGEI